A window of the Lactobacillus amylovorus DSM 20531 genome harbors these coding sequences:
- a CDS encoding FMN-binding protein, which produces MLKNGIYSAQARGMAGFVTAKLEISNNKITSVNLDLSTKTPQYGQKAKGKMENEILAKQSANIDAVAGATFTSNGAKEAVKAALKKAEK; this is translated from the coding sequence ATGTTAAAAAATGGAATATATTCTGCACAAGCTCGAGGAATGGCAGGCTTTGTGACAGCTAAATTAGAAATAAGTAATAATAAAATAACTTCTGTCAATCTTGATCTATCTACTAAGACTCCACAATATGGTCAAAAAGCTAAAGGTAAGATGGAAAATGAAATTTTGGCTAAGCAGTCGGCTAACATTGATGCGGTTGCCGGAGCTACCTTTACTTCCAATGGGGCTAAGGAAGCAGTAAAAGCTGCTCTGAAAAAGGCAGAAAAATAA
- a CDS encoding nucleoside hydrolase: MENIYFNHDGNIDDLVSYLLLLQAPDIKLLGVGAIDADGYIDPSVEACRKMTDLFNLRGDQLAVARSNSRAVNQFPHEWRMATYSFNYLPMLNEKGHIDTKQAELPAHLDMVEKIKHAQEPVTLVMTGPLTDLARALDADPEIEKNIKMLYWMGGSLDGHGNVAVVNADGSQEWNAFWDPYAIKRVFDSNIKIQMVGLESTEEVPLNDELRQHWASLRKYPAMDLVGQGYSMIVSLPSAELYLWDVLTTVSALYPEVVETETAHAKVITDGLSAGSFVCDPNGREVTLVTKANKDLFFKRMDEILERTK, from the coding sequence ATGGAAAACATTTATTTTAATCACGATGGCAACATCGATGATTTAGTATCTTATTTATTACTCTTGCAAGCTCCTGACATCAAACTACTTGGCGTTGGGGCCATCGATGCTGATGGCTATATTGATCCTTCAGTTGAAGCCTGCCGTAAAATGACTGATTTATTCAATTTACGTGGTGATCAACTTGCTGTAGCTCGTTCAAATTCTAGAGCAGTTAACCAATTCCCACACGAATGGAGAATGGCTACTTACTCATTCAATTATTTGCCAATGTTGAACGAAAAAGGACACATTGATACCAAGCAAGCTGAATTGCCTGCTCACCTTGATATGGTAGAAAAAATTAAGCATGCCCAAGAACCAGTTACCTTAGTTATGACTGGTCCTTTAACTGACCTTGCCCGCGCTCTTGATGCTGATCCTGAGATTGAGAAAAACATCAAGATGCTTTACTGGATGGGCGGTTCACTCGATGGTCACGGCAACGTTGCAGTAGTCAACGCCGATGGCAGTCAAGAATGGAATGCTTTCTGGGATCCATACGCTATTAAACGTGTCTTTGATTCAAACATTAAGATTCAAATGGTAGGTTTAGAGAGTACCGAAGAAGTACCATTGAATGATGAACTAAGACAACACTGGGCAAGCTTACGTAAATATCCTGCAATGGATTTAGTTGGTCAAGGATACAGTATGATCGTTTCTCTTCCATCAGCTGAATTATACTTATGGGATGTTTTAACTACTGTTAGTGCGCTTTATCCTGAAGTTGTTGAAACAGAAACAGCTCATGCCAAGGTAATTACCGACGGGCTTAGTGCTGGTAGTTTTGTATGTGATCCAAATGGACGCGAAGTAACTTTGGTTACTAAAGCTAATAAAGATTTGTTCTTTAAGAGAATGGACGAAATTCTTGAAAGAACTAAGTAA